TTCGATGAATGAGAATATTCCGAGATATCAGACATATTTGGTGATTGATGATCGAAGAGATGAACAAGGTGACGTGTATATTGAAGTTATGGGAATTGCTATTTATACAGCATGGTATGAAATGATGAGAGAATGTGTGAAGTTCCTAATTGAGTATTGAAATTCTGCATCGATGATGATTGTTGAGAATGGAAAGTTTGTTAGTTTAAataagaaatgatttttttttatctgtaaCGATGGGATAAGTCCAGGAGGGACACCGAATGACATGCAGCCACAAAACATGGTTACTCGGTTACGTTCTTCTTTTGTCCTTCTGTGAAAGGAACCAAGTGGTTATACGTTCAAAGCACCATAAAAAATTTGGCAACACGTGGCGTTGTTTAAGATTAATGTCGTACTTTATTCAGAGTCTAACGATTCTGGGAGAAGCATTTCGGTACAGGTGTCCATCGCTTTTCCATTTTAGACTCAATTCGGTCCGCGTAAACTTTTGTTGCCtaagaaatttatttcattaatttttaatatgttttattaaatagtttaaCTTTGTagcttattttttaaataaattttatatggcttttttaagttaattattattgtaatattgattttataaagataatttctgtagtttattttttgttattagtatttttataatttttgtttaatattattactttgCCGAAACAACGgcagaaataattataaaaaaatgggcACGCTATTAGTTGCATCCATCATAATACCATTagagaaatttatttatttttaatatttgtctaTTATGAAGCATGAAATATCTTTTGGTATTTGAGATATTTATagttttgggttaaatatatttttggtcccttaatctttagtgaattttggaattagtcaatttcaaaactttgaaccaatttagttcttcatctttcgaaatacgtgaatttagtcattttaatcaaatttggttggatttatttgatgtttcgcaTACATTTCAggattatatttgatttgtttatattgtttgacatattttcgttttaatgttaagtcaaaaattattatgaaacgtgcttgaaatgtcaaataaacttaacaaaatttgattaaaaggactaaatttatgtatttcgAGAAATGAAGGaataaattggttcaaagttttaaaatggactaattccaaaatttacttaaagttaagggacaaaaacatatttaatcctttaattttaaaatataaaacttttttaaattttcaaataatgatTGGGAAGactaaaagtattatttttaattttaattttattgtgaaaCTATTTAATGTAgcgaaataaatattttttatatatatacaaatattaatgaaataaacataaattctatgaatctatttttttcaGGAGTATGGAAAATGAATGGACATCATTTCTTCTGAATAGCTTGACTTTTCAAGCATATCATGAAATTCAAAGAGACTTGTTCTTCACCTTTCTCATCCTCTATTTTTCACTATGTAAACAGAGTGTTAGCTatggaaaaataaagaaagaaaagcagTAGTGTTGGGTTTATTATCCAATTGGTGAAACAAGGTTCTTATTTGCTATGGATAAAGCTTATCATCCAACCCATACAAAGTAGAGACACTTAGCAAATAGTAGGTAGTATTTGAATTAGGATTAAAGTTATAGTTACAGCTAAAAAACTTCAAGAGGCTTTGGATCATGTGCAGACAAAACTTTATACCGAAGGCAAAATAGGGATATTAACATTTAAGGGGGTCCAGAAGAAAAAGTAAGGTGCAAAACCAAAGGGCCTGCCACCATTATTGTTTTGGGCCCATCATCAAGAGACACATGAAAACCAATTAGGTCCAAACACCGACACTACAATGAATgacaatatatatattgttcatAAAAGTTATTCTTACAAGGGGAGGAAATCTAAGAACTTTActgtgaaatttttttaataagataaaaaaaaactatatctCCTCGAAAAATCGTCTAATAAAACTACATAAAATGTCTCGTACAGACTAAAAacgaatttaaaaatttgaaacaatttcACATTAGATCTGataaatggttaaatttaaaaataagaaataatttaataaaaaattggccACCATCTAATAAAAATATCCAAGATgacaaattacaaattatattaccGTATAATAAAGTTTCTTATTGTAGCTAGTTGAGTGAGAGACCCACTCTTAAACGAGTTGGATCAGTGTTTCCAAGGTTGAAGTTAAGACGGACCGAGTCCATTCACTATTCACTCCTTTTCCCAGCCGCCACTTTCCCATTACCATTTCTTCATTGCTTCCTTCCTGGTTTCTTCGATCGATCCCTTTACCTCCATAAATATCCATTCATTCCTCAATACCTTCTCCACTACTTAACCCACTTCCTTTCTTTCTACCTTATCCCTCTACAGTATATTTCACAAACTTATGAAGTTGAGCATAAGCTTCAAACAAACCTATGAGGTTGAGCAGCAGGAGGTAAAGGAAGTGGTGATGGTGAGAAAAGAGATACGAAAAGGGTGCATGAAAATAAAGGTGGGTGGTGAAGGCGAAGAGCAGCAGAAAATAACGGTGCCGGTGAATTACCTGAAGCACCCACTCTTTGTTCAGCTTTTGAAGGAGGCGGAGGAAGAGTACGGCTTTACACACAAGGGCACCATAACTATCCCTTGTCAACTCGCCCAGTTTAAGCACGTTCAGCACTTGATCGATGCCGAAACCTCccttcaccaccaccatcaTCTTCACCTCGTTCCCTGTTTCCGAGCTTAATTCCTTATATTCACTTCTGTTGCACCTTAAACTTGTTTACGTTCGGTAGATTCTTATATAACTGTTGTACAAATTCATGGATATATACGAGGTTTTGATTGATATCAAGTTTTCTTGCCTGCAACTCTGTCTTTTTCCCTCCCAATCATTGTGCGTTAATTAGAAGCTGTAATGGATAAGGGCAAAACAAAAGGGTGtagttgatttttattttccaaaactgtAATGCTTACAAAACTTAGGTAAATAAGGTCGGCGGTAACCGGTGAAAAATGATACAGGACACGTAATTCAATGTCAAATCGAAGGAGAAGACAACCacgaaaataaaatatcataaacaaACTACACTTGGTTCATtgtatctatttttcttttttataaataattgtcAACATGTAATTGACTTTAAGGTTATTTTACAATGAACAAGGTGAAATTGTTTTAGCCCATGTTTCACATGGTTGTTTTATGGGctagtttttaacttttttttcttttacaagttAAAAGTTTGTTTAATCTTATTAGAAATTGTTCTCCAAGGAGAATCTGAGGTGCATAATCATAGCAACTTATCCTTTTTGCCAGATTTTTTACAAAAGAATACTTTTATATTCGTATTTGTGTCTCTTTCCATCTCGAGAATAGATGCTTAGTTTTATAGATGTCTCCGATTCATCATTGTTTCAGCCCTCCTAGAATTACGGTAGGTAGTTGACTTGTGCGAGGTTATCCCGATTTTTGTGGGGATGTGGTTACGTAATTGTTTTTAGTCGTTATTTTGAGGAGAGATGGACCGCGGTTTAAATGAATTGGACATTCTTCCACCTAAATAATAGGTCGGCTCCAGATTAGACCCAGTACATTAGAATCTGTAGGTCGGCTTTAGGTTGGGCACAATACGTCTTCGAACTAAGGTCGGCTCCAGTCCAAATCCAATACGTCTGCACACTAAAGTCTGTTCCAAGTCAGATCCAATACGTACATACACATAGGTCAGCTAGAGGCTAGAGTCTGATCACCACAATGTACAGTAATAatgtttgataaatattttgtttagagATACCTTGTTGTTTgtttatttgatttcttttgtttggcagttctattttttattttatattatttaattttacaatacaCTAATCAATGTAACAAAATTAATAcatttacttaatttaaaatttggcTGAAAATATTGTAAGAtatagtataaaattaaatagaatatatatatatatatatatatatatatatatatatatatatatatatatatatatatatgaaaagttGTGATCGAAATAACTCATCTACagataaaaaatttcaagagctaaaaaatgattttaaaaggaaaaaattataaaattcttaaaatgtatttttaacatcaaataaaaaacaaatttaaataaaaatatcatataaataagtgcattttttttacattttaaagtatttttaccaaatatttaaaatttaataagttAGCTTAACAACTTTTAGCTTTAAGcagatttttcaatttttaattttcatgtagCTTTGCAAGTAATTTTGCCCAAGCCTTAGAATGTAGATTTTTACATGAAATGGAGAAAAAGAAACGACAAaagtctaaaataaaataaatccttTTCATTTTTGTATATTGATGTTTGTGTtagcatttttttctttttcctatcCTTGACGAGGGTGAATGTCATTGTTTGTTGTGGGGAAACGAATGAATACAGTGTCAACTTGTGCCAAGAAGACAAGAGCTTATTTGCAAGTTGATACATAACTAATACTATATAACTGACCCAccaatacaaaatacaaaatatcttTTGCTTCGTATAAACTCAAGTACACATTTTTCACGATTatatttagattattttttaaaaatattgactTCCTTAGCTAGATTTTGGTTACTCTTTTTGTAATCGAGCATCCTTatggatttattatttttatgttaaaattaagaTCATATTGCTAAATTTTTTGTTAGGCacttatctttatttattatattattttgatcttATCCTCGACCAGTGTTATTGCATATGTAGTGATAGATAGGATTTTGATATATCTTCCATAAGTATTATACTTCATCATTGAGAGATTCTCTAGTAATATAGATTTTATCTTAAACAAGTTTTGTTGAtcaaaataataagtaatatactaatatataagattgttagaaaaaaattatcgaGAATCATCttattaatagataaataagataaaaataagaaacacaATAATATAacgtgaaaattttaaatatggataaaaatTATGATCACAGAGATTAATCACTATGTACAATACATAGAAAACACTCTGAACCCTTTAATCTCAAGTACACTGAAactctccaaaacaagaatttaACTACATGTCATAATACTCTACTacaagaaagaataaaaaaatcaaatactaatTTAAAGTGTCTTAAACTTAGGATAAAGAACATTATGAACTTagaatacattatatatattaaactcctctcttctaattttgttttcattcagCATCATTCCTTCGTTTTCTGCACACAATTCTAACACGAAGCACCATGTAATTTGAAATTGCTCTTTCACCGTgtgaataataaatttaagaaagtaaacaaacttaagaaaataatagtgaatttgaataataaacatttaaaaaacaatttattttttgatgaaTCTAAAAACGCTATTTAGTTGACCGTATACAATACATCAATCACAAACTATGCGGCATCTATCAATTCCCCACCCGAAATTTTAATTCTCTACCATTACTTTGAGgtttgaaatgaaaatgattCTGTGTTGATGTAGTATTCTTTATTTTGATCACAAACAAATACATAATTGTTCGCGTCTTTGTGGTATTTTactttaatgaattaaaaattttagtgcCATATTAAtcgaaatatataatttttgttaaaagaagaatatttataatagagttaaatatgtttttgtcccttaactttaagtgaattttggaattagtctattttgaaattttggatcaatataatcattcattttttgaaatacgtgaatttactctttttaatcaaattttgttaagtttatttgacatttcaaacacgtttcataataatatttgatttaatattaaaacaaaaatgtgtcaaacaatataaacaactcaaatataatctTGAAATACgaacgaaacatcaaataaatctaacaaaatttgattaaaatgactaaattcatatatttcgaatgatgaatgattaaattagtctaaaattttgaaatagactaattctaaaattcattaaaaattaaaaaaaaaattaatccttTATAATATAGATGGAGCAAGTAGGTAGAAGTTTAGTTTTTTTGCGTATGGTTTCCTTCCCTCCAGATTGGACGGTATTTCACTTTTTCAATCCCACTTTCCTCACTTTGCATCTATCCTCATTCCTCTCCCATTTTCTTCTGTCTGCTATTTCCATTGCCAAACGCAACGCAAACATACATTAATCAATCATCATCCCATTCAATCAACTACCACCAACTACTAtaattaactcatttttttttcctcactTTGTACGCAAAAATATAATactatttaagaaaaatacaatTGCAATTCGCAAATCCAATGCCTCACCTGTTATGGGAATCAGATACACCCTCCAGTTTcatcattatttaattaactcaACACTAAAattcagataaaaaaaattcatataatcaaaatatcatatgGAATTCAAGATGAGAGTgagtaattttcttttaacgTTAAAGGGTGAACCTCACACTTCAcgaatatttgtatttttttttttaataaaaagatggGTAGAGGGAGGTGGAATCCTTGTTCCTTTGACCAATATCTATGAATTATAATTACATAGATTCttaataaactaatattaatcattcattatattttattccaAAAGTGTTACGATCTTCTAATGGATTATATCTATCCAGAATTTCCTTTTCAATTCATATATATCATGTGGGTGGGACGAATAattgttacaaaataatttagtgTGGATACATGTCCATGAATCactactttaattttaatttaaagtagtTTCTGGTTTAATTGATTATTGACTTTAACTTGCATTcttacacataatttaaataattcaactgattcattgtatattgtaaaaaaaaaaacaactgtTCCACTTTATAATTAAAGCCATTTATTAATGTTGCAACTTACGTATTGGACCGTGCTTTTAATCCTtcaaaaataaagtattatttattttttatctcatttacGAAAATAGGTACAgttcaattgtttttaataaataaagaattccGAGGGGACAATTTTCTTTGAACGGAATTAACTACATTTAATTTGTTTGCATAAATGAAGGTGCAAGTGGcgaagaaaaaattaagaataaaaatgaatgcTATTGcatttacaatataataaaaacatatttaatctaacGTTACTCAAATTTAATCGTCATTTCTTATTGGTaaaagagaatatatatatatatatatatatatatatatatatatatatatatatatatatatatatatatatatataaaggtggTAATATGGATCTGATCCGTCGGGTCGGCCTACAAGTTTGCAAAAATAACGCGGAACAAGTTAGGATAGTGAATTTGCAGGTCTGTAGTGGTCTGACCTACAAAAGTCTATAACTCGCAAGccctcataaaaaaaatttacaaattgggtactcagttttttttttttttctagactcttgcattaacgtttcaaatcttttatgattgaaaaatacaagtattatgtatttttttaatatgctaaaatttgaagaatacatcATGTATGTCAAgtacgaatatgaatatgatgaaaatgttgaattatcaatttattatcGAACTCCCCAAagtatttgattaattttgtaaacttcttaaaatttccaaattttttaaatattaaaagttttatgataaaactttaaaaaaataataaaaaaaacgaaCTAGTCCGCGGAACCGCACTCAAACTTTTCAGTTCATGTTAAAGATATGGAGCGGGATCGACCCGCATtaccatcatatatatatatatatatatatatatatatgtttaatgttaatatatatatatatatatatatatatatatattcatatttttttataaaaaattgatgtcTTACATGATTGCAAACATAGTTTTCTCAATtagaaaatatacatatttttttgaaaatgtattccaataaaaactaaattaattagaCGAGATACTAagtttaagatttttatttggAAATGAATGAAAGCGTAGAATCCAACTTCAGAAAggtttttaaatatgacaagaagTGACACCTACGCATAAGGAGTGGCAAACATTGAAACTGTATCCAAACCAGAGAAAGAGAGGCCAAATTtgagtttaaaattaattaaaaaagcaGGAACTCTTTGTGATATACAAAAACAACACAGGGAACTAACCTTTGTTTATAGCACGCAtcattagataaaataaaatattcaattaacgagattcttctctctttttccttcaaattATATGATACTTTTTCTGAAAGtggaatattaataaaattcagTTAACgattcaatttattatatgtttaat
This portion of the Vigna unguiculata cultivar IT97K-499-35 chromosome 6, ASM411807v1, whole genome shotgun sequence genome encodes:
- the LOC114188554 gene encoding auxin-responsive protein SAUR32-like codes for the protein MKLSISFKQTYEVEQQEVKEVVMVRKEIRKGCMKIKVGGEGEEQQKITVPVNYLKHPLFVQLLKEAEEEYGFTHKGTITIPCQLAQFKHVQHLIDAETSLHHHHHLHLVPCFRA